One Perca flavescens isolate YP-PL-M2 chromosome 16, PFLA_1.0, whole genome shotgun sequence genomic window, AAACACTAATTCAATTTATGATACTCTGTCGGCCTTGCCAACACATTTGGCTACATGTTTTCTGCACATGATTACATTTGCCAATAATAAGCAGAGCCTTTTTGTTCCTTCTTTAGAGTTATTCTGAACCAAGCAGGGATAACAGCTATTAAAACGTCTTCCAATTTCTTGATTAGTAAAGAGAAGCTGGACAGTCACAAAGTCTGTGGATAGAAGCCTGAGGGATTAAACGCTTAGACAGGATAATTAGATGCCTTGTTAGTGCTGTTCAGTTTTGTTTTAGAACACAGCACATGGCGTAATAGTTGTGATTTAAACACATCATTTAACAGATCACAAAAAGGACCAACTAGAGAAACGTGATCGCTTTAAAACTGTGAGGACAAAGCGTGATGTTGAACGCGCAAATGGAACAAAAAGCCCTGATGCGTATCACTAACAGATCACCGAGATGATTTTTCTCCACGAGCATCACCTCGCTCCAAGCTGCCTGCAGACTCAGTGTGCCAAGTGGACGGAAGCCAAGATTCTGTTAAGCAAACTACAATTGCTCTAATCCTTTGGTGCTGCCTCTGAAAGATTGGCTGACATGAGATCAGCCCAAGCTAGGCAAATATTAGTTACCTGGCATTAGTGTCGGGGGGTTTGTTTGAGGACAGCGGTGTGAACTCCGGTCACTTGGAATAATAACAATACCTCTGTACTCACCAGGCCCTTGCAGTTGCTGAGTGCCACTCTGGTCGTGCTGTGCTGATTTTGCAAGAATCCGACATAGTGACAGTTATCTACCACGTTATGACGCCACTCCATTCCTTCTTTGCCCCAGTACTCCACTGTAAACTGTTTTGACACCAGGTGGGGGCTGAGCGTCAGGTTTAAGTGAAAGTGCTTTCCGTAGGCTGACAATCTGTAGAACAGCCGCGACTCTGGGGGGTCCGGGTGTAACGCAGGCAGCTGTCCCATCAAGGGGTCCGCCGCGCCCCGTCGCCGGCGGCCCGGCCGGTGGTGCTTCACAGTGTAGCTCAGGAACTCTCCGCTCTCATCCACCCGTACCGGGACAGTCAGCTGGTAGTGCTGAAGGTAGGACAGGAACTCCTCTTTTACAGGAGAAAGAAGacaagaagagaaaaagaattTGATTGTGAACATACAAGAGAAGTGCTACGATCTACCTGTCCACCTGTCATACATCGTACCTTGAGAGTTGTGTGAAAGTCTGTTGATGCTTTGGAATTCAGAAGCAGCCATCACCACCAGGCTCAGTGTCCAAGTCAGCGTCTTCCACAAAAGTTCCATAATTCAGGGAAAGGTGTGACATGGGGTGCAGGGTAGAGGGTGCTACAAACGGGTTAGAAGCACGCGATCGGTCCGATGCCACACCATAACAAGTCCATGGTTTGTCTCCTTCACTTGAATGTTCTCGTCGTGCTCGAAGGCTCATCCAGGTCTCAGATTTCTCCTGAAGGCGAATGCGTCCACATCTCACCGACCTCTGAATTCATGTGAGCAGCTTGCAGAAAACACCGTAATCCATCAGACACAGTCCCACTCAGGTGTAACTCCAAACAGGATGCTTTATATCGGAAACTTGTCTTGACCGATCCATCTGCATTCCTGTGAAGGAAATCCATCAGAGGTTAAATAAGCCACCATCTTGCTTCATCAGATCGGTGTCTGTCATCGCGCTAAAACGATTAGTCAGTTAATCGAGAAATTAATGTGTAGCTTTTCAAATAATCAATTGCTcatttgagtaatttttttttttttaaagcaaaagcTTTCCATTATCACAAGTGTGAGGATGTGCTGTTTGTGGTTGGTTTATCTTATTTCAAATGgaatatctttggattttggacagttggttggtttaaaaaaaagctatgTGAAGTTGCATTTTCTACTATTTTCTGACGTTTTACAAATGATTCATTAATGAATTGGCAgatgaaaaaaagagtgaaacTTCTTATTAACGATGAATCCTCAGATGACTTTCTCTCAAACAATCAATCGTTTGGTCaacaaaatgtcacaaaataatGACAGATTAGGATTCCCCTGAGTCCAGAATAGCCTCTTTAAAGTCCTTCTTTGATCtgatcaacagtccaaaacccaaagattgACTTTAAATGAGATAAACCAACAACAAGCATATCCTCACATTTTATGATGCTGGGGCCAGAACAAGTTGGACTGAAACGATTAATCAACTATCTGTTGATCAACAAATCGATTAATTATTTAATCGTTGCAGCTTTTATACAAATAGACATGGTAAAGAGGTAAATGAATGGAAATCTAACACAAAGTTAAATATTGTATAATTAAGGTGTATAGTTTGTTTGGGTTCATGGCTCTGACCTAAAACGTGATTCAACTTGAACACTTTGACAGGATGGACCAACAACTGATTTTAGCCACAGTTGTGCCACTGCACTTGCTAGAAAAAATTCCTTTATTGCCATTGCATTTACATACAATGAGATTCAGGTGCACTACCTGAGACGGTCAAAAATATCCTTTAAACATAcgttaaatacattaaatatacCTATCCAAAACATCTCACGTTCACACACATGCAACTCACATAGGCCTACACAATGTCAACAAGTGCATGTTAAAAGGTCAGAAACATTATTAATTCAACATTCATATACCAGAGTGACAGTTTCATGACTAATGGCCTTAAAACGAGCGTAATAGCCGCATTAAAAGGGAGGCATACATCTTCAAACAGCGCCAACGGTGCTGACTAGTCGACATGATATCATTTAGTGCAGATTGTGGTTTTACTCACTGACGCGCTTCACGGCAGCGTGCGCAAACTAGACTACTATAAACACACGTCAGCGGGTCCAGGTGAGAGGAGGCTGATGTCCAATGAAAGTGACCGGGCTCCAAACACAGATGACAAGCCTTTGGAGAGGATTTCTGGGTGTATTTCTTCCGGCTCTAGTCCTCCAGACAGACAGCGCTACTTTCTTGGCCACTCTGGCCCAGACAGTTGGCGGCCGGCCCGCGTGCATTACGCCGGTACATGAAATACAACCCTCCATGCGCGTCTGCAAATCAAAAATAATAACCTGACATCGCTTTGAATCGTATTAGAGttgtggcaacaacaacaaaaaaaggcttCAAGAAGTGGCATTAGTTATTTCGAACAGGCAGACTGCAGATGTGAACCTGTTAACATGTAGATCCAGTgcgtaaaatgtttttttttttttacgcaaaAACTCTGTGAACTCGCAGTGCCAAAATGAGCAGTAGGCTACTGCTGAATGCCGCTTCCCTGAGAGCATTCAAATGCTCACACGAATCTGCtccgacaaaaaaaaaaaaaactacggGAAAGATATCGCCAACAAGACGGGGAGAGTGAACAGATAGTTACCATGCTCATCTTCATTGTCAGCTCCGGTCCAACTGTGCAGGGAGAGCTCAGGACAAAAGGCTTCTGCAGCTCTGAAGTTCCGCACACAACCCTctgttcctctcctctcttcatcTCCTTTTGGGTTCTGCCATCCTCTACAACTGCAGTGAGAGTCTCCCCTTTCAAACCGTATCTCAGaacagacagtcacacacacgcgcacacacacacacacacacacacacacacacacacacacacacaaaaggagctattctgcacacacacacacacaaaaaaggagCTATTCTGCTTTTCAAAGTCTTGGATTTCCTCCAGGAGAAGGGTCTATTTTCAGCCTATCTGTCGTCTTTATAATCTCTAGACTTTGTGATCTTGGTGGTGGCTCAGAGTGGCTTAAAAAGTGAGCTGAGGTTGCAGAGGGTGTCCTGCCACCTCAGAGAGACCGTCACAGCACACTGCTTTTGAGAAAAGTgcatgaaaacagcagcagcagttggcTTGGAGCTGCTCCTCCTCACTACATTGCAGAGACCGGGTATGTCCCAGTCCCGGACAGCTTCAAATTGGCAGCTTTTTCAGGGGAGGGGGTGACGTCAGTGCAGATGTGCCTCTCTTCCATCAGCTGTGCGCATGTCTATCAGTGCTGCCCTGAAATAACACTAACTCACATAAAAAACCTCAGCTCTGTGAAGAATATACCCCTCATAAAGAAAGAGGAGGGGTTTAACACTCAGATCATTCACTTGAGTAAAAGCAGCAATACCCCATTATAAGTTAGAGAACACAGGTTGTATTTACTTAGGTCAAATTAACAACAAAGTGAGAAAAGtgactaagtacatgtactcaagtAGTgtactttttaatgaatttccattttctgctactttatacttctacttccctccatttcaaagggaaacatattgtactttttaactccattacatttacattacaattttaaataataataaaaaacataatgagTTTAACACATTGCTTAAGATTAAACTAGTGGATCCCAACCTTTTGGACTAGCAGTAGTGGAGAAACTGTTACAAGTAATTACAACTGCAATTACTGAATATAGTAGCCTTTTAGGCTGATGCTGGTCAAGGTGGAGCTGATTTGAACTCCTTTATATAcggttgggtagtttaatctataacgATGCATCATATTCTGGAAGATCATCATCATGTTTTAGAAGTAAAATCGTAAGTTGTAACTATATTTGTCACAAataatatagtggagtaaaaatatGTAGttaagtagaagtataaagttgcataaaatggaaatacaagtacctcaaatttaaAATGGAGTAAAGTACTTGAGTATATGTACTTACTTTGCACTGACAtacttaaaaagtaaaagtagctcCACCTGGAgcagctacaacagtaaaatcctGCTCTAACATTGATGCTTTTGTATTAACAATGTGTTAAtgtcatatataataatatatcgaaaatgagtacttttactcttGATACATTAGGTACATTCTGCTTCTTTACTGGTAAGtaggattttgaatgcaggacatttacttgtactttactctGGTAGTTTATACTTTTTCTCAACTAAAGGATCGGAGCTCTTCTTCCATCAGTGAACAAAATATACTTGAAgtaagaaaagtaaaagaaaaaaacaatgcaattgTGTAGGCggtactttaatgttgcagttaATGGAGAAAAACAGCTCATTTCAACTACTTTGGGTCCTTTATCTATAATAATGCTTCACATTTTTGTAAACTCACAGGTTTTGTATAAAAATATCTTAATCTATAGCCtatctatataatatatataatctatatGTCATATTAATGTAGTGGAGGTAAAAAGGACCATaattccctctgaaatgtagtcgagtagaagtataaagtagcattaaaTGGAAGCACCTCAAACTTATATGATAAGGGTAAATGTACTCTGCAGTGTAAATCCCCTTACTGCAGGTATCATTCTGTACAGAAGATGGTGATATCATGCAGAAGGTGATCACCCAGCAACCGCAGATATCAACAAGGAATAATATCTGAAAAAAATAGAACATAATCTGACATTTGTTTGGCACCAACTTTGAATTTAACTAATGAAAACTGCCGTCAGCTAAAGTCTTTAACCCTGTCGAatgctgaaataaataaatgacatataGTCCCTGCTCTTtagaatatatttatgtattgcCAACAAGTATTCAGGTTTGAAAGTTTGATGGATTGTGAAAGTGTTTCGAGGGTCTGCTGTGGAGTGCAGGCTAATGGCAGCCCCGTGTATTTTGGTGTAATTTAGCCCCACGTCtatctttagtctgtaggaaaTTGAAAATCATGCCTATTCCCTGAGTTTCAGTTACAGCTGCTCATTATGTAGGAGCCTGTATCATTACAGTCAGGTTGTCATTACATGCTCTCCTACACAGCCTGAGTAGGTGTCAGATCATTTGTGGGAAGCAGCGCCACCGTGTGCCTGAAAGGAGCATAGCAgggatttaaaataaatttagcacaaaaagtaaagaaatgtgtgtttggtagattatttctctgtggtaacaatgcttttggCAATAACTCTTAtactgttggaaagcctgtttagttccttTTCAAATGGTGgaccatttgtaaggaacatgcatttgtgggatgagcagcagcgctgaatATGTGGGTTGCGGCCATGAAAAAATTGCCAAACCTTCTGCTTTGAACGGTTATAAAAGACTCACACTGCTACCGGGATCAGTCTTGGTCAGTTTCACCGTCCTTCAACCATCTGGTAAGATTTACCTCCTAACTACTGCTTCCTTGGgaaggttcaggttcaggtttaGGTTACTTTACTGGTAAAagtaacctgaacctgaacctgaaccttcCCAGTGCAATGGGTAACATGCAAGATAACTTATGTCCATGTTGTTTGATGTTCAAAAGAGGTGTAATTTACAGTTCTCTTTGCTGGGGAAGATACAGAAGTAATGATCACAAACTAGGCCCTAGCTCTttagagtttaaaaaaagtgataagaagATCAGTGataagctcttttttttttttttttttatccaacagAGTATTGTTCTGATCATGGCTGTGACCAACCAACCAGGCAGCTACACACCCTCGGAGTTCCAGACAGGCCTGTTCGATTTCAGCGATGACTGTGGAACTTGTGAGTAGCACTCCCTCCTTTTCTGGGAAATCTGATTAAAATATGGACACAGTTAAAACATAAaagatgtactgtaaatgttgtatttttctCAATACAGGCTGCTATGGTCTGTGCTGCTACCCGTGCCTCGGCTGCACAATCGCCAGCGACATGAACGAGTGCTGCCTGTGTGGTCTGACCATGGCGATCCGCAGCGTCTACAGGACCAAATACAACATCAGAGTAAGTTTAAGCAGATATAAAACGCTGGCTGGCTGTAGGACTCCATTTGGAAAATGTAGGAAAACAGCAACGTTATTGTCAGGTAACATGGAGTATGATAGTCCTACCTTTAGTTGTGGTTAAAACACTTGTACAGGTATGCTGCGGAACAAGAGGAGAGGTTTTAAGATGCTTGATCCCACGTCACATGCAGTGGTAGAAGTACTCGGATCCTTTAGCTAAGTAAACGGACTAATATGacaatggtaacactttacaataagtcaaAGTTGAGTTGAGTCATTTTGAGACGCTTTTATTTCAATAGTTTGTAGAGGCCTGAAGAGGTATAGTAATATAGTATCAAAATATAGGAAATGAAATAacaatgtccaaaaaaatactttagtTCTGTGTTTTTGGCCATGATAGACGAGGCTT contains:
- the LOC114571442 gene encoding placenta-specific gene 8 protein, which encodes MAVTNQPGSYTPSEFQTGLFDFSDDCGTCCYGLCCYPCLGCTIASDMNECCLCGLTMAIRSVYRTKYNIRGSLFTDFLVHMCCPVCATCQLKRDIDRRKEQGIF